The proteins below come from a single Triticum aestivum cultivar Chinese Spring chromosome 5D, IWGSC CS RefSeq v2.1, whole genome shotgun sequence genomic window:
- the LOC123122070 gene encoding uncharacterized protein, whose protein sequence is MRTAAAAAEAHQSRLLYELGALLLTILRSPLGPGEEPRQVTAAGVASMMLGASMALMLCGSVTFMLGFFLMPWVVGLACVFLFVGFLTNLSGIWRAILCWPAACSSSSPHKDASTWHIFPKPPFM, encoded by the exons atgaggacggcggctgcggcggcggaggcgcaCCAGTCGCGCCTGCTCTACGAGCTGGGCGCGCTGCTGCTCACCATCCTCCGGTCGCCGCTCGGGCCGGGGGAGGAGCCGCGGCAGGTGACGGCGGCCGGGGTGGCGTCCATGATGCTGGGCGCCTCCATGGCGCTCATGCTCTGCGGCTCCGTCACCTTCATGCTCGGCTTCTTCCTCATGCCCTGGGTCGTCGGCCTCGCCTGCGTCTTCCTCTTCGTCGGCTTCCTCACCAACCTCTCCGGGATCTGGAGGGCCATCCTCTGCTGGCCCGCCGcatgctcctcctcctcgccccatAAGGACGCCTCCACAT GGCATATATTCCCCAAGCCTCCATTCATGTAG